The DNA window GAGTTTTAGGAGCAAGTTTAAGTCActgtatttttactttattttgctttatatctTAATTGTACCTAAGTAGATATGCTGCGATTATAACATAGAAATTTTTCCCTTTTTGGGTTGctattttatactatattataaatactaagCACGTGAATATAAACTTGACATTCGTAAATGTTTCAGGTACCTGCGTATCCACCTGCGACAGGACCATTAGCTATATACAAGCGAAGCGATTTTTATGACGCTATTGATTACGCTTTGCACGGTTATTACAACGTCGATGATGCTATCGGTTCGTACTCCTACATCGCTGAGGATAATTCAGTCGGACCTGTAATCTTATGTCTTTACCATTATAAGGAGGGCATTATATTTGGTTTCAATGAGAGTTACGTGTTTGACAGTGAGATTGTGGAAACGTGCATGAACATCAGTCTTGAAacctttaatacatttaattcatCGCACAGTCTTCTGCAGGACAGAAACATTAACGTTAATTTCTCCGCACTAGTACGCGCACATCTCAAATTCGCTCTGAAAACGGTGAATCTGAAAGCGGCCGGACCAATGACACCTCCTGATTGTTATCGTTTCAACGTCAAAATCATCTTTGATAACCGCGACTTCGACGGACAGATGCTGCTCTCATTAGACGCCGAAGCAAGAAAGTTGCAGTGCAAAGGTGATACCCGTTACATCACGGACAATCGCATCGAATCGGCGCTGAGGACTTTGCTGAATTTGTTCGTCATACTGATCTGCACGATTTCCTTGCTGTTATGCTCGCGAGCGATATACAGAGCACAGTTGCTCAAGTTCGAGACTATTAACTTCTTCAAGAAAACATACGGCACAACGCTAAGCTTCGAAGGTCGACTGGAATTCTTGAATTTGTGGTACATCATGATCATCATCAACGATCTGCTTATTATCATTGGTACCGTCATGAAGGAGCAAATCGAACGGAAACACTCAGAGAGTGATCATTGGAATATTTGCAGCATATTTCTCGGAACCGGGAATCTGCTCGTATGGTTCGGCGTGTTGCGCTACCTTGGCTTCTTCAAAACGTACAACGTTGTTATTCTAACTCTAAAGAAGGCGACACCAAAGGTAGCGAGATTCTTAATATGCGCGGTGCTTATTTACGCCGGTTTTACATTCTGCGGTTGGCTGGTGCTCGGTCCATACAATATGAAGTTTCGTTCCCTCGCGACCACTTCTGAGTGTCTATTTGCGTTAATCAACGGCGATGACATGTTCGCCACATTTTCCATCACGTCTTCCAAATCGGCTGTGTTATGGTGGTACtctagaatatatttatattcatttatttcgtTGTACATTTATGTTGTCTTAAGCTTGTTCATTTCTGTGATAATGGACGCGTATGACACAATTAAAGTCTATTATCGTGAAGGTTTCCCAAAAAACGACTTACAGACGTTTATAGCTCCATGCACGGACGAAGCGTCAAGCGGCATTTTTAGGGACGATTCTGAAAGAAGTAATCTGTCGGAGTTGCTCGATCGGTTCTGCTGTTGTCGAAAAAGGCCCTTTTACGGGTCTTTCTCGGAATCAACGGATGCCTCAACTAAATCCGATCAAGCGTGCGGCGGAGCCATCTGCGTCTAGTGCATTAACGAAGAACACCTGGAGGTGTTATGGTGCGACTAAGGATACGCGGCACAACATTAAGATGCATCAACAtccttaatttaattatcttagttcgcaatttttttgcctagatatttgaatttaaattaattaaacacaaTGTGATTTCTCATATTCggcttttttatataagtgcagaaattatcttttgcgagaaaaattataattatttattattaattatattagaaaaaaatataataaactttaaaaatgttcGTTAAATTGAGAAGCTTCTACAGAATAAAAATGAGTAGCTTctttatatacagggtgtcccaaaacatgtgggtcaaggcgtaaaaaggtagaagagatcgagatg is part of the Monomorium pharaonis isolate MP-MQ-018 chromosome 2, ASM1337386v2, whole genome shotgun sequence genome and encodes:
- the LOC105839145 gene encoding mucolipin-3 encodes the protein MERKRIQQDEDNSSIGNRLPNRIWSHGADEDSSSVGNKLPNRTWSHGANDSEEEEVASENTLLNEVSEQRQHHSTPMECKACPIATFAEEKMRRKLRFFFMNPIEKWQAKRRFPYKFVVQVIKIILVTVQLCLFAHNNYMHVNYTWDNRITFSHLFLMGWESAQEVPAYPPATGPLAIYKRSDFYDAIDYALHGYYNVDDAIGSYSYIAEDNSVGPVILCLYHYKEGIIFGFNESYVFDSEIVETCMNISLETFNTFNSSHSLLQDRNINVNFSALVRAHLKFALKTVNLKAAGPMTPPDCYRFNVKIIFDNRDFDGQMLLSLDAEARKLQCKGDTRYITDNRIESALRTLLNLFVILICTISLLLCSRAIYRAQLLKFETINFFKKTYGTTLSFEGRLEFLNLWYIMIIINDLLIIIGTVMKEQIERKHSESDHWNICSIFLGTGNLLVWFGVLRYLGFFKTYNVVILTLKKATPKVARFLICAVLIYAGFTFCGWLVLGPYNMKFRSLATTSECLFALINGDDMFATFSITSSKSAVLWWYSRIYLYSFISLYIYVVLSLFISVIMDAYDTIKVYYREGFPKNDLQTFIAPCTDEASSGIFRDDSERSNLSELLDRFCCCRKRPFYGSFSESTDASTKSDQACGGAICV